One genomic region from Methanoculleus sp. SDB encodes:
- a CDS encoding cobalt-precorrin-6A synthase encodes MRAQAGLRDPVTGFVYPDRWVAACSPENREDVAAGRAVLTATGAVLRRGYTTGTTAAAACKASVLSLSGSVEHVTVLLPCALRATLPVRAANGEAAAVKDPGDYPGDVTGGLEFIAHAAPRGTGPSLIAGEGIGRFIRETPRYGRGDPAISAPAYAAILGAIEEAMRDAALTGVQVTLTVPRGAETARSTLNPHMGVAGGISVLGSTGFVEPWDDHLADSALARVAAADRIVLTTGRLGLRYSRLLFPDHEVVLVGARIADAIAAAKNRPVILCGLPGLILRHITPEICEGTGYATVEEFSTDPAFSSIIREILREYRIRAPNVRVVLVDRAGRRMEEIP; translated from the coding sequence ATGCGGGCACAAGCTGGGCTTCGGGATCCGGTGACGGGTTTTGTCTACCCGGATCGCTGGGTCGCGGCATGCAGCCCGGAGAACCGGGAGGATGTTGCGGCGGGTCGTGCTGTCCTGACCGCCACCGGCGCTGTCCTGCGCAGGGGCTATACAACCGGCACAACTGCTGCGGCGGCATGCAAGGCATCCGTTCTCTCTCTTTCCGGGTCGGTGGAGCATGTTACCGTCCTTCTTCCCTGCGCTCTGCGCGCCACCCTGCCCGTCCGTGCGGCTAATGGCGAGGCGGCGGCCGTCAAGGATCCCGGTGATTATCCCGGCGATGTAACGGGAGGCCTCGAATTTATTGCACATGCGGCACCCCGCGGCACCGGCCCTTCACTGATCGCAGGAGAGGGCATAGGCCGTTTTATTCGTGAAACACCCCGGTACGGCCGGGGGGATCCTGCAATCAGCGCCCCGGCGTATGCCGCCATCCTCGGGGCAATCGAAGAGGCGATGCGGGACGCGGCGCTCACCGGTGTCCAGGTCACACTCACCGTCCCCCGCGGTGCGGAGACGGCACGTTCAACATTGAACCCCCATATGGGTGTGGCCGGGGGTATCTCCGTGCTGGGTTCGACCGGTTTCGTGGAGCCCTGGGACGATCACCTCGCAGACTCCGCCCTCGCCCGTGTAGCGGCTGCCGACCGGATTGTACTCACTACCGGGCGTCTCGGCCTGCGGTACTCCCGCCTCCTGTTTCCGGATCATGAGGTCGTGCTGGTGGGTGCCCGGATCGCCGATGCGATTGCCGCTGCAAAGAACCGGCCGGTCATTCTCTGCGGTCTGCCGGGACTCATCCTCCGTCACATCACCCCCGAGATTTGTGAAGGGACGGGGTATGCAACTGTGGAGGAATTTTCCACCGATCCGGCATTTTCCTCGATTATCAGGGAAATACTCCGGGAGTACCGGATCCGGGCGCCGAATGTCCGGGTAGTGCTCGTGGACAGGGCAGGGCGGCGTATGGAGGAGATCCCGTGA
- a CDS encoding ABC transporter ATP-binding protein, whose amino-acid sequence MTAVLEFDDVHFAYTNLPEALRGITSAVPKGSKVALVGANGAGKTTLLLMCNGMLKPAHGEVRLHGVPLAYSNRALREIRKKVGLVFQNSDMQLFAPTVYQDVAFGPLNLGMEQGAIRRIVTASLTAVGLSGFEKRTPHQLSGGEKKRVAIAGILAMEPDVLIFDEPTSSLDPASAEEIMDLLDELNHDGKTIIISTHDVELAYRWANDVVLMKEGDILCHGPPDEVFHKADLLHEARLKPPVILDLFRELAHRGMLDGSQSPKGILEVTDILENTFMRTGSSAIEGSISVCDVGISPRIAIRQSVRKPGIGFVGAMGTKAKQVVEEEQITLDFTYGVIDKCILRALVGGHSLILTSGGMVEHVLQRIRAYGDESGKTIPCVVLPPE is encoded by the coding sequence ACGATGTACATTTTGCGTATACAAATCTTCCCGAAGCACTCCGGGGAATCACATCCGCGGTACCGAAAGGAAGTAAAGTGGCTCTGGTCGGGGCGAATGGTGCAGGAAAAACAACACTTCTCCTGATGTGCAACGGAATGCTGAAGCCGGCGCACGGAGAGGTCCGGCTCCACGGGGTTCCTCTCGCCTACTCGAACCGCGCATTGCGGGAGATCCGGAAAAAAGTGGGCCTTGTCTTCCAGAATTCGGACATGCAGCTCTTTGCACCGACGGTGTACCAGGATGTCGCGTTCGGTCCGCTGAACCTCGGGATGGAGCAGGGCGCGATACGGAGAATTGTTACCGCATCATTAACGGCTGTCGGCCTCTCCGGTTTCGAAAAGAGAACGCCGCACCAGCTCTCGGGTGGCGAGAAGAAACGCGTGGCCATCGCAGGAATTCTCGCCATGGAACCGGACGTGCTCATCTTCGACGAACCGACAAGTTCTCTCGATCCCGCCTCGGCAGAGGAGATTATGGATCTCCTGGATGAACTCAACCATGACGGTAAAACCATCATCATCTCGACTCATGATGTCGAACTGGCCTACCGGTGGGCAAACGATGTTGTTCTTATGAAAGAAGGGGACATTCTGTGCCACGGGCCGCCGGACGAGGTATTTCATAAAGCCGATCTTCTGCATGAGGCACGGCTCAAACCACCGGTGATACTCGATCTCTTCCGGGAACTTGCCCACCGGGGGATGCTGGACGGCAGCCAGTCGCCAAAGGGCATTCTTGAGGTGACGGACATCCTTGAAAACACATTTATGCGCACTGGTTCTTCCGCAATTGAGGGTTCCATCTCTGTCTGCGATGTCGGGATTTCCCCCCGCATTGCGATCCGGCAGTCTGTCAGAAAACCCGGGATAGGATTCGTTGGTGCAATGGGCACAAAGGCGAAACAAGTCGTTGAAGAAGAGCAGATAACGCTTGATTTCACCTACGGCGTCATCGACAAGTGCATTCTCAGGGCACTCGTCGGCGGGCATTCCCTGATCCTTACATCGGGAGGGATGGTCGAACATGTGTTGCAGAGAATTCGTGCATACGGGGACGAGAGCGGGAAAACCATTCCCTGTGTCGTGCTCCCGCCGGAATAG
- a CDS encoding cobalt-precorrin-6Y C(5)-methyltransferase, with translation MKIIGVGCGPGMMTEEAIRALSDARHIFGSRRAIDLAAAHIPPGCEVREITAYNVLRSLPDDAFVLSTGDPMLAGLGYLGGEIIPGISSMQVAFARLGIPLARAAVVNAHGKDHAAAMDEAVFELGRGKIIFCIADPRFDIAELGARIQGAGIAVRIAVCERLGYPDERITTGTPAEPPGADDELFALVIGDF, from the coding sequence GTGAAGATCATCGGTGTCGGGTGCGGCCCCGGAATGATGACCGAGGAGGCTATCAGGGCACTTTCGGATGCCCGCCATATATTTGGTTCACGCCGGGCGATTGATCTCGCGGCGGCCCATATTCCGCCCGGCTGCGAGGTTCGTGAGATTACCGCATACAATGTACTCCGCTCGCTCCCTGATGATGCGTTCGTGCTTTCGACGGGCGATCCCATGCTTGCCGGGCTCGGATACCTCGGCGGGGAAATTATTCCCGGCATTTCCTCAATGCAGGTCGCCTTCGCCCGCCTTGGGATCCCTCTTGCCCGTGCGGCGGTGGTGAATGCACATGGGAAGGATCATGCGGCGGCCATGGACGAGGCCGTTTTTGAACTCGGGCGTGGAAAAATAATCTTTTGCATCGCCGATCCGCGGTTCGACATCGCAGAACTGGGCGCCAGAATCCAGGGGGCAGGGATTGCCGTCCGCATTGCCGTCTGTGAGCGCCTCGGGTATCCTGATGAACGGATTACTACCGGAACACCAGCTGAACCCCCCGGTGCGGACGATGAACTCTTCGCTCTTGTAATCGGAGATTTCTAA